One window of the Pseudomonas lurida genome contains the following:
- the ptsP gene encoding phosphoenolpyruvate--protein phosphotransferase, whose amino-acid sequence MLNTLRKIVQEVNSAKDLKAALGIIVLRVKEAMGSQVCSVYLLDPETNRFVLMATEGLNKRSIGKVSMAPNEGLVGLVGTREEPLNLENAADHPRYRYFAETGEERYASFLGAPIIHHRRVVGVLVIQQKERRQFDEGEEAFLVTMSAQLAGVIAHAEATGSIRGLGRQGKGIQEAKFVGVPGSPGAAVGTAVVMLPPADLDVVPDKTVDDIDAEIKLFKTALEGVRADMRNLSTKLATQLRPEERALFDVYQMMLDDASLGNEVKTVIKTGQWAQGALRQVVTDHVNRFELMDDAYLRERASDVRDLGRRLLAYLQEDRTTNLVYPDNTILISEELTATMLGEVPEGKLVGLVSVLGSGNSHVAILARAMGIPTVMGLVDLPYSKVDGIDMIVDGHRGEVFTNPSEVLRKQYAEVVEEEKQLALGLDSLRELPCVTTDGHRVPLLVNTGLLADVARAQQRGAEGVGLYRTEVPFMINQRFPSEKEQLAIYREQLQAFHPLPVTMRSLDIGGDKSLSYFPIKEDNPFLGWRGIRVTLDHPEIFLVQTRAMLKASEGLNNLRILLPMISGTHELEEALHLIHRAWGEVRDEGADVPMPPIGVMIEIPAAVYQAKELARQVDFLSVGSNDLTQYLLAVDRNNPRVADLYDYLHPAVLQALQHVVRDAHAEGKPVSICGEMAGDPAAAVLLMAMGFDSLSMNATNLPKVKWMLRQVELSMAKDLLAELMTIDNPQVIHSSLQLALKNLGLTRMINPGSAKTL is encoded by the coding sequence ATGCTCAATACGCTGCGCAAGATCGTCCAGGAAGTTAACTCCGCCAAGGATCTCAAGGCGGCGTTGGGGATTATTGTGTTGCGCGTCAAGGAAGCCATGGGCAGCCAGGTCTGCTCGGTTTACCTGCTGGACCCCGAGACCAACCGTTTTGTGCTGATGGCCACCGAGGGCTTGAACAAGCGCTCCATCGGCAAGGTCAGCATGGCGCCCAATGAAGGTCTTGTGGGCCTGGTGGGGACGCGTGAAGAACCCCTGAACCTTGAAAACGCGGCCGATCACCCGCGTTATCGCTACTTTGCCGAAACCGGCGAGGAGCGTTACGCCTCGTTCCTCGGCGCGCCGATCATTCACCACCGCCGCGTCGTCGGCGTGTTGGTCATCCAGCAAAAAGAGCGCCGTCAGTTCGACGAAGGTGAAGAAGCCTTCCTCGTGACCATGAGCGCGCAGCTCGCCGGGGTTATTGCCCACGCCGAAGCCACCGGCTCGATTCGCGGCCTGGGACGCCAGGGCAAGGGGATCCAGGAAGCCAAGTTCGTCGGCGTGCCGGGTTCGCCGGGTGCGGCGGTCGGTACCGCCGTGGTCATGCTGCCGCCGGCCGATCTCGATGTAGTGCCGGACAAGACCGTCGATGACATCGACGCTGAAATCAAACTGTTCAAGACCGCCCTGGAAGGCGTGCGCGCCGACATGCGCAACCTGTCGACCAAGCTGGCCACGCAACTGCGCCCCGAAGAGCGCGCGCTGTTCGACGTGTACCAGATGATGCTGGATGACGCGTCGCTGGGTAATGAAGTCAAGACCGTGATCAAGACCGGCCAATGGGCCCAGGGCGCCCTGCGCCAGGTGGTCACCGATCACGTCAACCGATTCGAACTGATGGACGACGCCTACCTGCGCGAGCGTGCCTCGGATGTGCGTGACCTCGGTCGCCGTCTGCTGGCCTACCTGCAGGAAGACCGCACCACCAACCTGGTCTACCCCGACAACACCATCCTGATCAGTGAAGAACTGACCGCCACCATGCTCGGCGAAGTGCCGGAAGGCAAACTGGTCGGCCTGGTGTCGGTACTGGGTTCGGGTAACTCCCACGTCGCGATCCTGGCCCGGGCCATGGGCATCCCGACGGTGATGGGCCTGGTGGACCTGCCGTATTCCAAGGTGGATGGTATCGACATGATCGTCGATGGCCATCGCGGCGAAGTGTTTACCAACCCCAGTGAAGTGCTGCGCAAGCAGTACGCCGAAGTGGTTGAAGAAGAGAAGCAACTGGCGCTGGGCCTCGACTCATTGCGCGAACTGCCGTGCGTGACCACCGACGGCCATCGTGTGCCGCTGCTGGTAAATACCGGCCTGCTGGCCGACGTCGCCCGTGCGCAGCAGCGCGGCGCCGAAGGGGTGGGGCTGTACCGTACCGAAGTGCCGTTCATGATCAACCAGCGTTTCCCGAGTGAGAAGGAGCAGCTGGCGATTTATCGCGAGCAACTGCAAGCCTTCCACCCGTTGCCGGTGACGATGCGCAGCCTGGACATCGGCGGCGACAAGTCACTGTCTTATTTCCCGATCAAGGAAGACAACCCCTTCCTCGGCTGGCGCGGTATTCGCGTCACCCTCGACCATCCTGAAATTTTCCTCGTACAGACCCGCGCCATGCTCAAGGCCAGCGAAGGCCTGAACAACCTGCGCATCCTGCTGCCGATGATCTCCGGCACCCATGAGTTGGAAGAGGCATTGCACCTGATCCACCGGGCCTGGGGCGAGGTACGCGACGAAGGCGCCGACGTGCCGATGCCGCCGATTGGCGTGATGATCGAAATCCCGGCGGCGGTCTACCAGGCCAAGGAGCTGGCGCGGCAGGTGGACTTCCTGTCGGTGGGCTCCAACGACCTGACCCAATACCTGCTGGCCGTGGACCGTAACAACCCACGGGTGGCCGACCTCTACGACTACCTGCACCCGGCCGTGCTGCAAGCGCTGCAACATGTGGTGCGCGACGCCCATGCCGAAGGCAAGCCGGTGAGCATCTGCGGTGAAATGGCCGGCGACCCGGCGGCGGCGGTGCTGTTGATGGCGATGGGCTTTGACAGCCTGTCGATGAACGCCACCAACTTGCCAAAGGTGAAGTGGATGTTGCGCCAGGTTGAACTGAGCATGGCCAAGGACCTGCTGGCGGAGTTGATGACCATCGACAACCCGCAAGTCATCCACAGCTCGTTGCAATTGGCGCTGAAGAACCTGGGGCTGACGCGGATGATCAACCCAGGGTCGGCAAAAACCCTCTAG
- a CDS encoding RNA pyrophosphohydrolase, with amino-acid sequence MIDPDGFRPNVGIILTNDAGQVLWARRINQDAWQFPQGGINPDETPEDALYRELNEEVGLEREDVQILACTRGWLRYRLPQRLVRTHSQPLCIGQKQKWFLLRLISNEQRVRMDLTGKPEFDGWRWVSYWYPLGQVVTFKREVYRRALKELAPRLLARD; translated from the coding sequence GTGATCGACCCCGATGGTTTCCGTCCTAATGTCGGGATTATTCTTACGAATGATGCCGGACAGGTGCTATGGGCTCGCCGAATCAACCAAGATGCCTGGCAGTTTCCTCAAGGTGGAATCAACCCCGACGAAACCCCTGAAGACGCCTTGTACCGTGAGTTGAACGAAGAAGTCGGCCTTGAGCGCGAAGATGTACAAATTCTGGCCTGTACCCGTGGCTGGTTGCGCTATCGTTTGCCGCAACGCCTGGTGCGTACCCACAGCCAACCGCTGTGCATCGGCCAGAAGCAGAAATGGTTTCTCCTGCGCCTGATCTCCAACGAGCAGCGGGTGCGGATGGATTTGACCGGTAAACCGGAGTTCGATGGCTGGCGCTGGGTCAGCTATTGGTACCCGTTGGGCCAGGTGGTGACATTCAAGCGCGAGGTTTATCGTCGCGCTCTCAAAGAGCTTGCCCCGCGCCTTTTAGCGCGCGACTGA
- a CDS encoding histidinol-phosphatase → MRLALFDLDNTLLGGDSDHAWGDYLCERGILDPVAYKARNDEFYQDYLAGTLDNAAYLNFCLEILGRTERAQLDEWHNDYMRDCIEPIMLPLALELLAKHRAAGDKLVIITATNRFVTAPIAARLGVETLIATECEMENGRYTGRSTDVPCFREGKVTRLNRWLEETGYTLEDSYFYSDSMNDLPLLEQVTHPVAVDPDPNLRAEAEKRGWPVITLRS, encoded by the coding sequence ATGCGCCTGGCTTTATTCGACTTGGACAACACCCTTCTCGGCGGTGACAGCGACCACGCCTGGGGCGATTACCTCTGTGAACGCGGGATTCTCGACCCGGTTGCCTACAAGGCCCGCAACGACGAGTTCTATCAGGACTACCTGGCCGGCACGCTGGACAACGCCGCCTACCTGAACTTTTGCCTGGAAATCCTCGGCCGCACCGAGCGGGCCCAACTGGACGAGTGGCACAACGACTACATGCGCGACTGCATCGAGCCGATCATGCTGCCGCTGGCCTTGGAACTGCTGGCCAAGCACCGCGCCGCCGGTGACAAGCTGGTGATCATCACCGCCACCAACCGTTTTGTCACCGCGCCGATTGCGGCACGGCTGGGTGTGGAAACCCTGATCGCCACGGAGTGCGAGATGGAAAACGGCCGCTACACGGGGCGCAGCACCGATGTGCCGTGTTTCCGCGAAGGCAAGGTGACACGCCTGAACCGTTGGCTGGAAGAAACCGGCTACACCCTGGAAGACAGCTACTTCTACAGCGATTCGATGAACGACCTGCCGTTGCTGGAGCAGGTCACCCACCCGGTGGCGGTGGATCCGGACCCGAACCTGCGGGCCGAGGCCGAGAAGCGCGGCTGGCCAGTGATCACGCTGCGCAGCTGA
- a CDS encoding DUF2269 family protein, giving the protein METLSTLATLKVIHIAATVLLLLSGLALALLAWRKRSAGPAVTVQRPWVFVWLLMGLCVVSMPFTGWWLVHLVGWPLGQTWILGSSILYTVAALAWFWLVARLNRLRKGEGGSLNFTLVLAVVSLVGFVAIAGLMGAKPV; this is encoded by the coding sequence ATGGAAACCCTCTCCACCCTGGCAACCCTGAAAGTTATCCACATCGCAGCCACTGTGTTGTTGCTGCTCAGCGGCCTGGCGCTGGCGTTACTGGCGTGGCGCAAACGCAGTGCAGGCCCGGCGGTGACCGTGCAACGCCCGTGGGTGTTTGTATGGCTGTTGATGGGACTGTGCGTGGTCAGCATGCCGTTTACCGGCTGGTGGCTGGTCCATCTGGTTGGCTGGCCGTTGGGGCAGACCTGGATCCTGGGTTCCAGCATCCTCTATACCGTGGCGGCGCTGGCGTGGTTCTGGCTGGTGGCGCGGCTGAATCGCCTGCGCAAGGGCGAGGGCGGCAGCTTGAATTTTACCCTGGTGCTGGCGGTGGTCAGCCTCGTCGGGTTTGTGGCGATTGCCGGGTTGATGGGGGCCAAGCCGGTTTAA
- the ilvA gene encoding threonine ammonia-lyase, biosynthetic: MLEQYVKKILTSRVYDVAVETPLQTARQLSERLGSKVWLKREDLQPVFSFKIRGAYNKLTQLTAQERARGVVTASAGNHAQGLALAAKVLGVKATIVMPKTTPEIKVEGVRSRGGKVVLHGDSFPEALAYSLKLVDEKGYVYIHPYDDPHTIAGQGTVAMEILRQHPGPLDAIFVPVGGGGLIAGIAAYVKYLRPEIKVIGVEPDDSNCLQAAMAAGERVVLPTVGLFADGVAVAQIGQHTFDICKDYVDEVITVSTDEICAAIKDIYDDTRSITEPAGALGVAGIKKYVETRGVTGQTLVAIDSGANVNFDRLRHVAERAELGEGREAIIAVTIPEKPGSFKAFCEAVGKRQITEFNYRYHSGSEAHIFVGVQTHPENDPRSALIASLTSQGFPVLDLTENELAKLHIRHMVGGHAAKVSDEVVLRFEFPERPGALFNFLNKLGGRWNISMFHYRNHGAADGRVVAGLQVPADERHLVPAALEAIGYPYWDESDNPAYKLFLG; this comes from the coding sequence ATGCTTGAACAGTACGTCAAAAAGATCCTCACCTCGCGCGTTTACGACGTTGCCGTAGAAACCCCGTTGCAGACCGCCCGCCAGCTCTCGGAGCGTCTGGGCAGCAAGGTCTGGCTCAAGCGTGAAGACTTGCAGCCGGTGTTCTCGTTCAAGATTCGCGGCGCCTATAACAAGCTGACCCAATTGACTGCGCAAGAGCGTGCGCGTGGCGTCGTCACGGCGTCGGCCGGCAACCATGCCCAGGGCCTGGCCCTGGCGGCGAAGGTGCTGGGGGTCAAAGCCACCATCGTGATGCCCAAGACCACCCCCGAGATCAAGGTCGAAGGCGTGCGCTCCCGGGGCGGCAAAGTGGTGCTGCATGGCGATTCCTTCCCGGAAGCCCTCGCCTACTCGCTGAAACTGGTCGACGAAAAAGGCTACGTCTACATCCACCCCTACGATGATCCACACACCATTGCCGGGCAGGGCACCGTGGCGATGGAAATCCTGCGCCAGCACCCGGGGCCGCTGGACGCGATTTTCGTGCCGGTGGGCGGCGGCGGGCTGATCGCCGGTATTGCGGCGTACGTGAAATACCTGCGCCCGGAGATCAAGGTCATCGGCGTCGAGCCGGACGACTCCAACTGCCTGCAAGCCGCCATGGCCGCCGGCGAGCGCGTGGTGTTGCCGACCGTAGGCCTGTTTGCCGATGGCGTGGCGGTGGCGCAGATCGGCCAGCACACCTTCGACATCTGCAAGGACTACGTGGATGAAGTGATCACCGTGAGCACCGATGAAATCTGTGCGGCGATCAAGGACATCTACGACGACACCCGCTCCATCACCGAGCCTGCGGGCGCCTTGGGCGTGGCGGGTATCAAGAAATACGTGGAGACCCGTGGCGTGACCGGGCAGACCCTGGTGGCCATCGACTCCGGTGCCAACGTCAACTTCGACCGCCTGCGCCATGTCGCCGAGCGCGCCGAGCTGGGTGAAGGCCGCGAAGCCATCATTGCCGTGACCATCCCCGAGAAGCCCGGCAGCTTCAAGGCGTTCTGCGAGGCCGTGGGCAAGCGCCAGATCACCGAATTCAACTACCGCTACCACTCTGGCAGCGAGGCGCACATCTTCGTCGGCGTGCAGACCCACCCGGAAAACGATCCACGCAGCGCCTTGATCGCCAGCCTCACCAGCCAGGGCTTCCCGGTGCTGGACCTGACCGAGAACGAACTGGCCAAGTTGCACATTCGTCATATGGTCGGTGGGCATGCGGCCAAGGTCAGCGATGAAGTGGTATTGCGTTTCGAATTCCCGGAACGTCCGGGAGCGCTGTTCAACTTTCTTAACAAATTGGGCGGGCGCTGGAACATCTCGATGTTCCACTATCGCAACCACGGCGCCGCAGATGGCCGTGTGGTCGCCGGCCTGCAAGTGCCGGCGGACGAGCGCCACCTGGTACCGGCAGCCCTGGAGGCCATTGGCTACCCGTATTGGGACGAAAGCGATAACCCGGCCTACAAACTGTTCCTCGGTTGA
- the rpiA gene encoding ribose-5-phosphate isomerase RpiA: MTQDQLKQAVAQAAVDLILPKLDDKSIVGVGTGSTANCFIDALAQHKGAFDGAVASSEATAARLKGHGIPVYELNTVSDLEFYVDGADESDEHLNLIKGGGAALTREKIVAAVAKTFICIADASKLVPVLGAFPLPVEVIPMARSHVARELVKLGGDPVYREGVLTDNGNIILDVFNMQITNPVALETQINAIVGVVTNGLFAARPADVLLLGTSEGVKTLKA, encoded by the coding sequence ATGACCCAGGATCAACTCAAACAGGCAGTGGCCCAGGCCGCCGTCGATTTAATCCTTCCTAAACTCGACGACAAAAGCATCGTCGGTGTCGGCACCGGCTCCACCGCCAACTGCTTTATCGATGCGCTGGCCCAGCACAAGGGCGCATTCGACGGCGCCGTGGCCAGTTCCGAAGCGACTGCTGCACGGCTCAAGGGGCACGGCATTCCGGTGTACGAGCTCAACACCGTGAGCGACCTGGAGTTCTACGTCGACGGCGCCGATGAGAGCGACGAGCACCTGAACCTGATCAAGGGCGGCGGCGCCGCCCTGACCCGCGAGAAAATCGTCGCGGCCGTGGCCAAGACCTTTATCTGCATCGCCGACGCCAGCAAGTTGGTGCCGGTACTCGGGGCCTTCCCGCTGCCGGTAGAAGTCATTCCGATGGCCCGCAGCCACGTGGCCCGCGAGCTGGTGAAACTGGGCGGCGACCCGGTGTACCGCGAAGGTGTGTTGACCGACAACGGCAACATCATCCTCGACGTGTTCAACATGCAGATCACCAACCCGGTGGCGCTGGAGACTCAGATCAATGCGATCGTCGGCGTGGTCACCAACGGTTTGTTCGCTGCACGCCCGGCTGATGTCCTGCTGCTGGGCACCTCCGAAGGCGTGAAAACCCTCAAGGCTTGA
- a CDS encoding SdiA-regulated domain-containing protein translates to MQRLARPKPLFFMLVLIALVSVGAVAQHFRLFERAWFNWQAWRQPMDQRSIGLADYRVTLEAQVIEGLDDDVSALTYDPVRKSLFTVTNKNAELIELSLQGKILRRIPLVGFGDAEAVEFISDNIYVISDERQQRLIKVHVDDDTQFLDAADAEQMTLGLHVGGNKGFEGLAYDSVGKRLFVAKERDPMLIYEVHGFPHFKPEKTYSVHVVNNPKRDAGLFVRDLSSLQYDERSGHLLALSDESFLVLELDIDGRPLSSLSLLNGRHGLTKRVPQAEGIAMDDEGTLYLVSEPNLFYVFKKTTP, encoded by the coding sequence ATGCAACGACTAGCCCGCCCCAAACCGCTCTTCTTTATGCTTGTGCTGATCGCCCTGGTCAGCGTCGGGGCCGTTGCACAGCATTTTCGCCTGTTCGAGCGCGCCTGGTTCAACTGGCAGGCGTGGCGCCAGCCGATGGACCAGCGCTCCATCGGCCTGGCGGATTACCGGGTGACCCTGGAGGCCCAGGTCATCGAAGGGCTTGATGACGATGTGTCGGCACTGACCTACGACCCCGTGCGCAAAAGCCTGTTTACCGTCACCAACAAAAACGCCGAGCTGATCGAACTGTCCCTCCAGGGCAAGATCCTGCGGCGTATCCCCTTGGTGGGCTTTGGCGATGCCGAGGCGGTGGAATTTATCAGCGACAACATTTATGTCATCAGCGATGAGCGCCAGCAGCGGCTGATCAAGGTGCATGTGGACGATGACACGCAATTCCTCGACGCCGCCGATGCGGAGCAAATGACCCTGGGCCTGCACGTCGGTGGCAACAAGGGGTTTGAAGGGTTGGCCTATGACTCGGTGGGCAAGCGCCTGTTCGTGGCCAAGGAGCGCGACCCGATGCTGATCTACGAGGTCCACGGCTTCCCGCATTTCAAACCGGAAAAAACCTACTCGGTGCACGTGGTCAACAACCCCAAGCGTGATGCCGGCTTGTTTGTGCGTGACCTGTCGAGCCTGCAATACGATGAGCGCAGCGGGCATTTGCTGGCGCTGTCGGATGAGTCGTTCCTGGTGCTGGAGCTGGATATCGACGGTCGCCCGTTGAGCAGTCTGTCACTGCTCAACGGGCGCCATGGCCTGACGAAGCGGGTGCCGCAGGCCGAAGGGATCGCCATGGATGACGAGGGCACGTTGTACCTCGTCAGCGAGCCGAACCTGTTCTACGTGTTCAAAAAAACCACGCCTTGA
- a CDS encoding SdiA-regulated domain-containing protein: protein MAVPLPTVTPKLRSRFALRWYSWLFLAGAVVYGIAWAMHWDDRGMLWVLERFETPAERQESVWLPDYHAVIDAKLLPGMEKDEASDLAYNPQTKTLFSVMGKNPFLVELTLQGDVLRKMPLNGWNNPEGLTVMENGLMAVVDERQHSLTIIKIDATTTALNKADFSSYDLGPSKDQNKAFEAITWDKRHQQLILGEERPAALFTWKSDGGPTLVGDKVKLASSELDMRNLSALAVDPRTGHLLALSADSHLLLELDEKGEQVSFMTLLGGFNGLKDTIPRAEGMTMDEDGTLYMVSEPNLFYRFEKQK from the coding sequence ATGGCCGTGCCCCTGCCTACCGTCACCCCCAAGTTGCGTTCCCGTTTTGCCTTGCGCTGGTATTCCTGGCTGTTTCTCGCCGGTGCCGTTGTGTATGGCATTGCCTGGGCCATGCACTGGGATGATCGCGGCATGTTGTGGGTACTGGAACGTTTTGAGACGCCCGCCGAACGCCAGGAAAGCGTGTGGCTACCGGACTACCACGCCGTCATCGACGCCAAGTTGCTGCCGGGCATGGAAAAGGACGAAGCCTCGGACCTGGCGTACAACCCCCAGACCAAGACGCTGTTCTCCGTCATGGGCAAGAACCCGTTCCTTGTCGAGCTGACCTTGCAAGGCGATGTGCTGCGCAAGATGCCACTCAATGGCTGGAACAACCCCGAAGGGCTGACGGTGATGGAAAACGGCCTGATGGCCGTGGTCGACGAGCGCCAGCACAGCCTGACGATCATCAAGATCGACGCGACTACCACGGCATTGAACAAGGCTGACTTCTCGAGTTATGACCTGGGCCCGTCCAAAGACCAGAACAAAGCCTTTGAAGCCATCACCTGGGACAAGCGTCATCAGCAGTTGATCCTGGGCGAAGAGCGCCCAGCGGCGCTGTTTACCTGGAAAAGCGACGGCGGCCCGACCCTCGTGGGCGATAAGGTCAAGCTGGCCAGCAGCGAGCTGGACATGCGCAACCTCTCCGCACTGGCCGTCGACCCGCGCACTGGGCATCTGCTGGCGTTGTCGGCCGACTCCCATCTGTTGCTGGAGTTGGACGAGAAGGGCGAGCAAGTCAGCTTCATGACGTTGCTTGGCGGCTTCAATGGCCTCAAAGACACGATTCCCCGTGCCGAAGGAATGACCATGGACGAGGACGGCACGTTGTACATGGTCAGTGAGCCCAACCTGTTCTATCGGTTCGAAAAGCAGAAATAG
- a CDS encoding fumarylacetoacetate hydrolase family protein, which yields MSYQHKYVDGTNIHFPVGKVVCIGRNYAEHAKELDNPVPNEPLLFIKPGSCVVPLEGGFSIPTERGSVHYEAEIAVLIGKPLSTKPSREEVLDAISGFAPALDLTLRDKQAELKAKGLPWEIAKSFDGAAVIAPFVVGSTFPDVTDIGIRLTINGEVRQDGNSAIMLNPIIPMIQYMAGCFSLQAGDVILTGTPAGVGPLNVGDELVLELSGVNRFESSVR from the coding sequence ATGAGCTACCAGCACAAGTATGTCGACGGCACCAACATCCACTTTCCGGTCGGTAAAGTGGTGTGTATCGGGCGTAACTACGCCGAACATGCCAAGGAACTGGACAACCCGGTACCGAACGAACCGTTGCTGTTCATCAAGCCGGGGAGTTGCGTGGTGCCGTTGGAAGGCGGTTTCAGCATCCCAACCGAACGCGGTTCGGTGCACTACGAGGCGGAAATCGCGGTGTTGATCGGCAAACCGCTGTCGACCAAGCCCAGCCGTGAAGAAGTGCTGGATGCCATCTCCGGCTTCGCCCCGGCCCTGGACCTGACCCTGCGTGACAAACAGGCCGAGCTGAAAGCCAAGGGCCTGCCGTGGGAAATCGCCAAGTCGTTCGACGGCGCGGCGGTGATTGCACCGTTTGTGGTGGGCAGCACCTTCCCGGACGTCACTGACATCGGCATCCGCCTGACCATCAATGGCGAAGTCCGCCAGGACGGCAACAGCGCGATCATGCTCAACCCGATCATCCCGATGATCCAGTACATGGCCGGCTGCTTCTCGCTGCAGGCCGGCGATGTGATCCTCACGGGCACCCCAGCCGGCGTGGGCCCGCTGAATGTGGGTGATGAGCTGGTGCTGGAACTGTCGGGCGTGAACCGCTTCGAAAGCAGCGTGCGCTAA
- a CDS encoding FAD-binding oxidoreductase, translating into MTHPALIDELKTLVEPGKVLTDADSLEAYGKDWTKHFAPAPTAIVFPKTTEQVQAIVRWANARKVALVPSGGRTGLSAAAVAANGEVVVSFDYMNQILDVNLTDRTAVCQPGVVTKQLQNVAEEKGLYYPVDFASSGSSQIGGNIGTNAGGIKVIRYGMTRNWVAGMKVVTGKGDVLELNRDLIKNATGYDMRQLFIGAEGTLGFVVEATMRLDRAPKNLTAMVLGTTDFDSIMPVLHAFQSKLDLTAFEFFSDKALAKVMGRGDVPAPFETECPFYALLEFEATTEEVANHALETFEHCVEQGWVLDGVMSQSETQLHNLWKLREYISETISHWTPYKNDISVTVSKVPAFLKEIDAIVGEHYPDFEIVWFGHIGDGNLHLNILKPENLSKDEFFAKCATVNKWVFETVEKYNGSISAEHGVGMTKRDYLTYSRSPVEIEYMKAVKAVFDPNGIMNPGKIFAV; encoded by the coding sequence ATGACCCATCCTGCCCTGATTGATGAGCTAAAGACCCTGGTTGAGCCCGGCAAAGTGCTGACCGATGCGGACTCACTGGAGGCTTACGGCAAGGATTGGACCAAGCACTTCGCGCCCGCGCCGACCGCCATCGTCTTCCCCAAGACCACTGAGCAGGTCCAGGCCATTGTGCGCTGGGCCAATGCCCGCAAAGTGGCACTGGTGCCCTCCGGTGGGCGTACCGGCCTGTCGGCAGCCGCGGTGGCGGCCAATGGCGAAGTGGTGGTGTCGTTCGACTACATGAACCAGATCCTCGACGTGAACCTCACCGACCGCACCGCCGTGTGCCAGCCGGGTGTGGTCACCAAGCAATTGCAGAACGTCGCCGAAGAAAAAGGCCTGTACTACCCGGTGGACTTCGCTTCGTCGGGTTCCAGCCAGATCGGCGGCAATATCGGTACCAATGCCGGCGGGATCAAGGTCATTCGCTACGGCATGACCCGCAACTGGGTGGCGGGCATGAAGGTCGTCACCGGCAAGGGCGACGTGCTGGAGCTGAACCGCGACCTGATCAAGAACGCTACCGGCTACGACATGCGCCAGCTGTTCATCGGCGCCGAAGGCACCCTGGGCTTTGTGGTCGAAGCCACCATGCGCCTGGACCGTGCGCCGAAAAACCTCACTGCCATGGTGCTGGGCACTACCGACTTTGATTCGATCATGCCGGTATTGCATGCGTTCCAGAGCAAGCTGGACCTGACCGCCTTCGAATTCTTCTCCGACAAGGCCCTGGCCAAGGTCATGGGCCGTGGCGACGTGCCGGCGCCGTTCGAAACCGAATGCCCGTTCTACGCGCTGCTGGAATTCGAAGCCACCACCGAAGAGGTTGCCAACCACGCGCTGGAAACCTTCGAACACTGCGTCGAGCAGGGCTGGGTGCTGGATGGCGTGATGAGCCAGAGCGAAACCCAGCTGCACAACCTGTGGAAACTGCGCGAGTACATCTCCGAAACCATTTCCCACTGGACGCCGTACAAGAATGATATTTCGGTCACGGTCTCCAAAGTGCCGGCGTTCTTGAAGGAAATCGACGCCATCGTCGGCGAACATTACCCGGATTTCGAAATTGTCTGGTTCGGCCACATCGGCGACGGCAACCTGCACCTGAATATCCTCAAGCCGGAAAACCTGAGCAAGGACGAGTTCTTCGCCAAGTGCGCCACCGTGAACAAGTGGGTCTTCGAAACCGTCGAGAAGTACAACGGTTCGATCTCGGCTGAACACGGCGTGGGCATGACCAAGCGGGATTACCTGACCTACAGTCGCTCGCCGGTTGAAATCGAATACATGAAGGCAGTTAAAGCGGTGTTCGACCCGAACGGGATCATGAACCCAGGCAAGATCTTCGCTGTTTAA